In the Sinorhizobium arboris LMG 14919 genome, one interval contains:
- a CDS encoding amino acid ABC transporter ATP-binding protein, with protein MIELSHIVKRFGTNTVLNDISVSLAEGSVTALVGPSGGGKSTLLRCINLLEIPTSGAIRLGDDRLEFAAGRKIGWQAIQGLRRQTGMVFQNFQLFPHQTAIGNVMEGLVTVLKWPAARARARALELLEKVGMAHKADAWPATLSGGQQQRVAIARALAPSPRVLLCDEPTSALDPELAEEVVEVLSRLAREGTTMIMATHDLRLASRVADHVVFLDGGVVVESGPPRKIFSTPERERTKRFIASLSAPMNYDI; from the coding sequence GTGATCGAGCTCTCCCACATCGTCAAACGCTTCGGCACCAACACCGTGCTGAACGACATCAGCGTCTCATTGGCGGAAGGCAGCGTGACTGCTCTCGTCGGGCCTTCCGGCGGCGGCAAGAGCACCCTGCTGCGCTGCATCAACCTGCTGGAAATCCCGACGTCGGGCGCGATCCGGCTCGGCGACGACCGGCTGGAATTCGCCGCCGGCCGCAAGATCGGCTGGCAGGCCATCCAGGGACTGCGCCGCCAGACCGGAATGGTGTTCCAGAACTTTCAGCTGTTTCCGCACCAGACGGCGATCGGCAATGTGATGGAAGGCCTCGTCACCGTCCTCAAATGGCCGGCCGCCCGCGCCCGCGCCCGGGCTCTCGAACTTCTGGAGAAGGTCGGCATGGCACATAAGGCGGATGCCTGGCCGGCCACCCTTTCCGGCGGCCAGCAGCAACGCGTGGCGATCGCCCGGGCCCTTGCCCCTTCCCCGCGCGTGCTCCTCTGTGACGAGCCGACCTCGGCGCTGGACCCGGAACTGGCGGAAGAAGTGGTTGAGGTCCTGAGCCGCCTCGCCCGCGAGGGAACGACGATGATCATGGCGACCCACGACCTTCGGCTTGCCTCGCGGGTCGCCGATCATGTCGTCTTCCTCGACGGCGGCGTCGTCGTCGAAAGCGGACCGCCGCGGAAGATCTTCTCGACGCCGGAGCGGGAGCGGACCAAGCGGTTCATTGCGTCGCTGAGTGCGCCGATGAACTATGACATTTGA
- the pyc gene encoding pyruvate carboxylase produces MSISKILVANRSEIAIRVFRAANELGLKTVAIWAEEDKLALHRFKADESYQVGRGPHLPRDLGPIESYLSIDEVIRVAKLSGADAIHPGYGLLSESPEFAEACAANGITFIGPRPETMRQLGNKVAARNLAISIGVPVVPATEPLPDDPEEIKRLAEEIGYPVMLKASWGGGGRGMRAIRDPKDLIREVTEARREAKAAFGKDEVYLEKLVERARHVESQVLGDTHGNVVHLFERDCSIQRRNQKVVERAPAPYLTDAQRQELADYSLKIARATNYIGAGTVEYLMDADTGKFYFIEVNPRIQVEHTVTEVVTGIDIVKAQIHILDGFAIGAPESGVPRQEDIRLNGHALQCRITTEDPEQNFIPDYGRITAYRGATGFGIRLDGGTAYSGAVITRYYDPLLEKVTAWAPNPGEAIQRMIRALREFRIRGVATNLTFLEAIISHPKFHDNSYTTRFIDTTPELFQQVKRQDRATKLLTYLADVTVNGHPEVKGRPKPSDDIAAPVVPFIGGDVKPGTKQRLDELGPKKFAEWVKAQPEVLITDTTMRDGHQSLLATRMRTYDIARIADTYARALPNLFSLECWGGATFDVSMRFLTEDPWERLAMVREGAPNLLLQMLLRGANGVGYKNYPDNVVKYFVRQAAKGGIDVFRVFDCLNWVENMRVAMDAVAEENRICEAAICYTGDILNSARPKYDLKYYTALAAELEKAGAHMIAVKDMAGLLKPAAARVLFKALKDATGLPIHFHTHDTSGIAAATVLAAVESGVDVVDAAMDALSGNTSQPCLGSIVEALSGTEREPGLDPEWIRRISFYWEAVRHQYAAFESDLKGPASEVYLHEMPGGQFTNLKEQARSLGLETRWHEVAQAYADANRMFGDIVKVTPSSKVVGDMALMMVSQDLTVADVENPGKDIAFPESVVSMLKGDLGQPPGGWPEALQKKALKGEEPYDARPGSLLEDADLDAERKGIEEKLGREVTDFEFASYLMYPKVFTDYAVACETYGPVSVLPTPAYFYGMAPGEELFADIEKGKTLVILNQAQGEIDEKGMVKMFFELNGQPRSIKVPDRNRGASAAIRRKAEAGNAAHLGAPMPGVISTVAIVTGQSVKAGDVLLSIEAMKMETALHAEKDGVVAEVLVRAGDQIDAKDLLVVFGG; encoded by the coding sequence TTGTCCATATCGAAGATCCTTGTTGCCAACCGTTCCGAAATCGCCATCCGCGTCTTCCGCGCGGCCAATGAGCTGGGGCTTAAAACGGTCGCGATATGGGCTGAGGAGGACAAACTGGCGCTCCACCGGTTCAAGGCGGACGAAAGTTACCAGGTCGGACGCGGGCCGCACCTGCCGCGCGATCTCGGGCCGATCGAGAGTTATCTGTCGATCGACGAGGTGATCCGCGTCGCCAAGCTTTCGGGCGCCGACGCCATTCACCCCGGCTATGGCCTGCTCTCCGAAAGCCCGGAATTCGCCGAGGCCTGTGCCGCAAACGGCATTACCTTCATCGGCCCCAGGCCGGAGACGATGCGCCAGCTCGGTAACAAGGTCGCGGCCCGCAACCTCGCGATCTCGATCGGCGTGCCGGTTGTGCCCGCGACCGAGCCGCTGCCGGACGATCCGGAAGAGATCAAGCGGTTGGCGGAGGAGATCGGCTATCCGGTGATGCTGAAGGCCTCCTGGGGCGGCGGCGGCCGCGGCATGCGGGCGATCCGCGACCCCAAGGACCTGATCCGCGAGGTGACGGAGGCCAGGCGCGAGGCCAAGGCCGCTTTCGGCAAAGACGAGGTCTATCTCGAAAAGCTCGTCGAGCGCGCCCGTCACGTCGAGAGCCAGGTCCTCGGCGACACGCACGGCAATGTCGTCCATCTCTTCGAGCGTGACTGCTCCATCCAGCGGCGCAACCAGAAGGTCGTGGAGCGGGCGCCGGCGCCCTATCTCACCGATGCGCAGCGCCAGGAGCTCGCCGACTATTCGCTGAAGATCGCCAGGGCGACCAACTACATCGGCGCCGGCACGGTCGAATATCTGATGGACGCCGATACCGGCAAGTTCTACTTCATCGAGGTCAATCCGCGCATCCAGGTCGAGCACACGGTGACCGAGGTCGTCACCGGCATCGATATCGTCAAGGCGCAGATCCACATTCTCGACGGCTTTGCCATCGGTGCACCGGAATCGGGCGTGCCGCGCCAGGAGGATATCCGCCTCAACGGCCATGCGCTGCAGTGCCGCATCACGACGGAAGATCCGGAGCAGAACTTCATTCCGGACTATGGCCGCATCACCGCCTATCGCGGCGCCACCGGCTTCGGCATCCGGCTCGACGGCGGCACCGCCTATTCCGGCGCTGTCATCACCCGCTACTACGATCCGCTTCTTGAAAAGGTGACCGCCTGGGCGCCGAATCCGGGCGAAGCGATCCAGCGGATGATCCGTGCGCTGAGAGAATTCCGCATCCGCGGCGTGGCGACCAACCTCACCTTCCTCGAGGCGATCATCAGCCATCCGAAGTTCCACGACAACAGCTATACGACGCGCTTCATCGACACGACGCCGGAACTGTTCCAGCAGGTCAAGCGACAGGACCGCGCCACCAAGCTTCTCACCTATCTCGCCGACGTCACCGTCAACGGCCATCCGGAAGTCAAAGGCCGGCCGAAGCCTTCCGACGATATTGCCGCACCGGTCGTGCCCTTCATCGGCGGCGATGTGAAGCCGGGCACGAAGCAGCGGCTCGATGAGCTCGGCCCGAAGAAATTTGCCGAATGGGTGAAAGCGCAACCCGAGGTACTGATCACCGACACGACGATGCGCGACGGTCATCAGTCGCTCCTCGCTACCCGCATGCGCACCTACGACATCGCCCGCATCGCCGATACTTATGCGCGGGCGCTGCCTAACCTCTTCTCGCTCGAATGCTGGGGCGGCGCGACCTTCGACGTGTCGATGCGTTTCCTCACGGAGGACCCGTGGGAGCGGCTGGCGATGGTACGCGAGGGCGCTCCGAACCTGCTGCTGCAGATGCTCCTGCGCGGCGCCAACGGCGTCGGCTACAAGAACTATCCCGATAATGTCGTCAAATATTTCGTCCGCCAGGCCGCAAAGGGCGGCATCGACGTCTTCCGCGTCTTCGACTGCCTGAACTGGGTCGAGAACATGCGCGTCGCGATGGATGCAGTTGCTGAAGAGAACAGGATCTGCGAGGCGGCGATCTGCTACACGGGCGACATCCTGAATTCCGCGCGGCCGAAATACGACCTGAAATACTACACGGCGCTTGCCGCCGAGCTGGAAAAGGCCGGCGCCCATATGATCGCCGTCAAGGACATGGCCGGACTGCTGAAGCCGGCTGCGGCGCGCGTGCTCTTCAAGGCGCTCAAGGACGCGACCGGCCTGCCGATCCATTTCCACACACACGACACATCGGGCATTGCCGCGGCGACGGTGCTTGCAGCCGTCGAGTCCGGCGTCGATGTCGTAGATGCGGCGATGGACGCGCTCTCCGGCAACACCTCTCAGCCCTGCCTGGGCTCGATCGTCGAGGCGCTGTCCGGCACGGAGCGCGAGCCGGGCCTCGATCCGGAGTGGATCCGCCGCATCTCCTTCTACTGGGAGGCGGTACGCCATCAATATGCGGCCTTCGAAAGCGACCTCAAGGGACCGGCCTCGGAAGTCTACCTGCACGAAATGCCCGGGGGCCAGTTCACCAATCTGAAGGAACAGGCCCGCTCGCTCGGGCTCGAGACCCGCTGGCACGAGGTGGCGCAGGCCTATGCGGACGCCAACCGGATGTTCGGCGACATCGTCAAAGTGACGCCGTCCTCCAAGGTCGTCGGGGACATGGCGCTGATGATGGTGTCCCAGGACCTGACGGTGGCCGACGTCGAAAATCCGGGCAAGGACATCGCCTTTCCGGAATCCGTTGTTTCCATGCTCAAGGGCGATCTCGGCCAACCGCCGGGCGGCTGGCCGGAGGCGCTGCAGAAGAAGGCCTTGAAAGGCGAGGAGCCCTATGACGCACGTCCGGGCTCCCTGCTGGAAGATGCCGATCTTGATGCCGAGCGCAAGGGCATCGAGGAGAAGCTCGGCCGCGAAGTGACCGATTTCGAGTTCGCCTCCTATCTCATGTACCCGAAGGTCTTCACCGATTATGCCGTAGCCTGCGAGACCTACGGTCCGGTCAGCGTGCTGCCGACGCCGGCTTATTTCTACGGCATGGCGCCGGGCGAGGAGCTCTTCGCCGACATCGAGAAGGGCAAGACCCTCGTCATCCTCAACCAGGCGCAGGGCGAGATCGACGAGAAGGGCATGGTCAAGATGTTCTTCGAGCTGAACGGCCAGCCGCGCTCCATCAAGGTTCCCGACCGCAACCGCGGCGCGTCGGCCGCCATCCGCCGGAAGGCGGAAGCCGGCAACGCCGCCCATCTAGGTGCGCCGATGCCGGGCGTGATCTCGACCGTGGCGATCGTGACGGGCCAGTCCGTGAAAGCCGGCGACGTGCTGCTCTCCATCGAGGCGATGAAGATGGAAACGGCGCTTCATGCCGAGAAGGACGGCGTGGTCGCCGAAGTGCTGGTCAGGGCCGGCGACCAGATCGATGCGAAGGATCTGCTGGTCGTTTTCGGCGGGTAA
- the ispG gene encoding flavodoxin-dependent (E)-4-hydroxy-3-methylbut-2-enyl-diphosphate synthase: protein MSSAFDFEPQPRRASVAVDVGGVIVGGGAPVVVQSMTNTDTADIDATVAQVAALHRAGSELVRITVDRDESAAAVPKIRERLLRLGMDVPLVGDFHYIGHKLLADHPACAEALAKYRINPGNVGFKDKKDKQFAEIIEMAIRYDKPVRIGVNWGSLDQELLTRLMDENQANGSPMTAQQVTRETIVQSALLSAELAEDLGLPRSRIILSAKVSGVQDLIAVYAMLAARSDHALHLGLTEAGMGTKGIVASSASLGILMQQGIGDTIRISLTPEPGGDRTREVQVAQELLQVMGFRQFIPVVAACPGCGRTTSTVFQELAQKIQEDIRASMPVWREKYPGVEALKVAVMGCIVNGPGESKHADIGISLPGTGEMPAAPVFIDGQKALTLRGPKIAEEFQLLVADYIEKRFGHGQAAAE, encoded by the coding sequence ATGTCTTCTGCCTTCGATTTCGAGCCACAGCCGCGCCGCGCCTCGGTCGCCGTCGATGTCGGCGGCGTGATCGTCGGCGGCGGTGCTCCGGTCGTCGTCCAGTCGATGACGAACACCGATACGGCCGATATCGATGCGACCGTCGCGCAGGTGGCCGCACTCCACAGGGCAGGGTCGGAGCTGGTGCGCATCACGGTCGACCGCGACGAGAGCGCAGCGGCCGTGCCGAAGATCCGCGAGCGGCTCCTGCGCCTCGGCATGGATGTGCCGCTCGTCGGCGATTTTCATTATATCGGTCACAAGCTGCTCGCCGATCACCCGGCCTGCGCGGAGGCGCTTGCGAAGTACCGCATCAATCCCGGCAATGTCGGCTTCAAGGACAAGAAGGACAAGCAGTTCGCCGAAATCATCGAAATGGCGATCCGCTACGACAAACCGGTGCGCATCGGGGTGAACTGGGGTTCGCTCGACCAGGAGCTGCTGACGCGGCTGATGGACGAGAACCAGGCGAATGGTTCCCCTATGACGGCGCAGCAGGTCACGCGCGAGACGATCGTGCAGTCGGCGCTTCTCTCGGCGGAACTTGCCGAGGATCTGGGCCTGCCGCGTAGCCGTATCATCCTTTCCGCCAAGGTCTCCGGCGTGCAGGACCTGATCGCCGTCTATGCCATGCTCGCCGCGCGTTCCGATCATGCGCTCCATCTCGGCCTTACGGAGGCCGGCATGGGCACCAAAGGCATCGTCGCCTCCTCCGCCTCGCTCGGCATCCTGATGCAGCAGGGCATCGGCGACACCATCCGCATCTCCCTCACTCCGGAGCCAGGCGGCGACCGCACCCGCGAGGTGCAGGTGGCGCAGGAGCTTCTGCAGGTGATGGGCTTCCGCCAATTCATTCCGGTCGTTGCGGCCTGTCCGGGCTGCGGCCGCACCACCTCGACCGTGTTCCAGGAACTCGCCCAAAAGATCCAGGAAGATATCCGGGCGAGCATGCCGGTTTGGCGCGAGAAATATCCGGGCGTCGAGGCGTTGAAAGTTGCCGTCATGGGCTGCATCGTCAACGGCCCCGGCGAGAGCAAGCACGCCGATATCGGTATTTCGCTTCCCGGCACCGGCGAAATGCCGGCCGCGCCCGTCTTTATCGACGGGCAGAAAGCGCTGACGCTGCGCGGACCGAAAATCGCCGAGGAGTTCCAGCTGCTCGTGGCCGACTATATCGAGAAACGCTTCGGCCACGGGCAGGCGGCGGCAGAATGA
- a CDS encoding MFS transporter: MDQRTDSVPKAVGRQGYMSKNRLAVSLLFLMNGFVTGSWAPKIPEFKERLGIGESVLGLLILGFGIGSLVLMPIAGGFIARLGSQKVVKVTAIVLSPLLLLLTLLPNLWTAALGMFLLGGFVGAMDVAMNANAVEVEKAMRRAIMSSCHAYWSLGGLIGAGIGGILMARFGVLPHAVAVTCLCLVILAVAWPMILADRPHPAATREKLRLPMTPLPWLIGIMALFSMVPEGAVLDWGALYLRDELGASVELSGFGFAAFSATMAAMRFAGDHVRDRLGATLTLRICTVTALVGMVLAGLAPNAVLAILGFALAGIGISNMVPIAFSAAGNMPGLQPGIGLSVATTMGYSGMLFAPSLIGFIAEHSGFAIIFACVPVLFIVVLLLSHHAVHADHSKGHS, from the coding sequence ATGGATCAGCGCACAGATTCCGTCCCGAAAGCCGTCGGCCGGCAGGGCTATATGTCGAAAAACAGGCTTGCCGTGTCCCTCCTGTTCCTGATGAACGGCTTCGTCACCGGGAGTTGGGCGCCGAAAATCCCGGAGTTCAAGGAGCGCCTCGGCATCGGCGAGAGCGTTCTCGGCCTTCTCATCCTCGGATTCGGCATCGGCTCGCTCGTGCTGATGCCGATTGCCGGCGGCTTCATCGCCCGTCTCGGCTCGCAGAAGGTGGTCAAGGTCACGGCGATCGTCCTTTCGCCGCTGCTCCTCCTTCTGACGCTCCTGCCGAATCTGTGGACGGCAGCACTCGGCATGTTCCTGCTCGGCGGCTTCGTCGGCGCCATGGACGTGGCCATGAATGCCAATGCCGTCGAGGTCGAGAAGGCGATGCGCCGTGCGATCATGTCCTCGTGCCATGCCTATTGGAGCCTCGGCGGGCTGATCGGCGCCGGGATCGGCGGCATTCTGATGGCGCGCTTCGGCGTGCTGCCGCATGCGGTCGCCGTCACCTGCCTGTGTCTTGTGATACTCGCGGTTGCCTGGCCAATGATCCTTGCGGACCGCCCGCATCCTGCAGCAACCAGGGAGAAGCTCAGGCTGCCAATGACACCGCTGCCCTGGCTGATCGGCATTATGGCGCTTTTCTCGATGGTGCCCGAGGGTGCCGTTCTCGACTGGGGTGCGCTTTATCTGAGGGATGAACTCGGCGCCTCCGTCGAGCTTTCGGGCTTCGGTTTTGCCGCCTTCTCGGCGACCATGGCGGCGATGCGCTTTGCCGGCGATCATGTGCGCGACCGGCTCGGCGCCACTCTGACCTTACGCATCTGCACCGTGACCGCTCTCGTCGGCATGGTGCTCGCCGGTCTCGCTCCCAATGCCGTTCTCGCGATTCTCGGTTTTGCGCTTGCCGGCATCGGCATCTCAAACATGGTGCCGATCGCCTTTTCGGCCGCCGGCAACATGCCGGGGCTGCAGCCGGGCATAGGATTGTCGGTCGCGACCACCATGGGCTATTCCGGCATGCTGTTTGCGCCCTCATTGATCGGCTTCATCGCGGAACACAGCGGCTTTGCGATCATCTTCGCCTGCGTTCCCGTGCTGTTCATCGTGGTGCTCCTGCTTTCGCATCACGCCGTTCATGCGGATCACAGCAAGGGGCACTCGTAA
- a CDS encoding sugar-binding transcriptional regulator: protein MGRLNELRLIARVAQMYHIESKRQAEIAEIMRMSQATVSRMLKRAEQEDIVRTTVIPPPGTFAELETALRERYGLTEAIVIDCSEDRDGAIMARIGEAAAHFFEVTLQQDEIVGVSSWSQTILRMVDNIHPLKNAKAKYIVQILGGMGDASVQTHATQLTARLARLTGGEPRLLLVQGITSSREAKLVMLADPVVRETMDLFGRLSLAIVGIGAVEPSELLARSGNTFSRQEMAMLHEAGAVGEISYRFYDKDGKPVETPLNERVIGISLEDLRKADRVMALAGGESKTQAIAGALKLGVIDVLVTDKFTAARLTA, encoded by the coding sequence ATGGGACGGCTCAACGAGTTGCGACTGATTGCCCGCGTTGCCCAGATGTACCATATCGAAAGCAAGCGGCAGGCCGAGATCGCCGAGATCATGCGCATGTCGCAGGCTACCGTTTCGCGCATGCTGAAGCGGGCCGAACAGGAGGACATCGTCCGTACGACGGTCATCCCTCCGCCGGGCACTTTCGCTGAACTCGAAACCGCGCTTCGCGAGCGCTACGGTCTGACCGAGGCCATCGTCATCGACTGTTCCGAGGATCGCGACGGCGCGATCATGGCGCGGATCGGCGAAGCGGCAGCGCACTTCTTCGAAGTTACCCTGCAGCAGGACGAGATCGTCGGCGTCTCCAGCTGGAGCCAGACCATCCTGCGCATGGTGGACAACATCCACCCGCTGAAAAACGCCAAGGCCAAATACATCGTGCAGATTCTCGGTGGCATGGGCGACGCTTCGGTACAGACCCACGCCACGCAGTTGACGGCACGCCTCGCCAGGCTGACCGGCGGCGAGCCGAGACTGCTTCTCGTCCAGGGCATCACCTCCTCCCGCGAGGCAAAGCTCGTCATGCTGGCCGACCCTGTCGTGCGCGAAACGATGGATCTTTTCGGCCGTCTCAGCCTCGCCATCGTCGGCATCGGCGCGGTGGAACCTTCCGAACTTCTCGCCCGCTCGGGCAATACCTTCTCCCGGCAGGAAATGGCGATGCTGCACGAGGCGGGTGCGGTCGGCGAAATTTCCTACCGGTTCTACGACAAGGACGGTAAGCCGGTGGAAACGCCGCTCAACGAGCGCGTCATCGGCATCTCGCTTGAGGACCTGCGCAAGGCGGATCGCGTCATGGCGCTTGCGGGCGGAGAATCCAAAACCCAGGCCATTGCAGGCGCCCTCAAATTGGGCGTCATCGATGTGCTCGTCACCGACAAGTTCACAGCAGCCCGGCTCACGGCCTGA
- a CDS encoding SDR family oxidoreductase, whose translation MRRFAGRTVFVTGGNKGIGRGIAKRFAEEGAKVAIAAIEKDASAAAETLAGETGADVIGLTLDVTDIRAVQDAYGEAEAKLGAISVSVQNAGVITIAKVENLTEREWDLNLDVNTKGVFLCCQEAVRRFRASGTKGRLINTASGQARQGFIYTPHYAASKFGVVGLTQSLAKELAGEGITANAICPGIIHTEMWDYNDRVWGQMLGEYGPGELMAEWVRGIPMGRAGTPAEVAALVAFLASEDAAYITGQTINVDGGLIMS comes from the coding sequence ATGAGACGTTTCGCAGGCCGAACGGTTTTCGTCACCGGGGGCAACAAGGGAATCGGGCGGGGCATTGCAAAACGCTTTGCCGAAGAGGGGGCAAAGGTCGCGATCGCCGCGATCGAGAAGGACGCGTCCGCGGCCGCCGAGACGCTCGCCGGGGAAACCGGCGCCGATGTGATTGGGTTGACGCTGGATGTGACCGATATTCGAGCCGTACAGGACGCCTATGGCGAGGCCGAGGCGAAGCTGGGCGCGATTTCCGTATCCGTCCAGAACGCGGGCGTCATCACCATCGCCAAGGTCGAAAACCTCACCGAGCGCGAGTGGGACCTCAATCTCGACGTGAACACGAAAGGGGTCTTCCTCTGCTGCCAGGAGGCCGTCCGCCGTTTTCGCGCCAGCGGCACCAAAGGGCGCCTCATCAACACCGCATCCGGCCAGGCCCGCCAGGGCTTCATCTACACTCCGCACTACGCCGCCTCGAAATTCGGCGTGGTCGGCCTGACGCAAAGCCTTGCCAAAGAGCTCGCCGGCGAGGGCATAACCGCCAACGCAATTTGCCCCGGCATCATTCACACCGAGATGTGGGATTACAACGACCGCGTCTGGGGCCAGATGCTCGGCGAATACGGCCCGGGCGAACTGATGGCCGAATGGGTCCGCGGCATTCCGATGGGGCGCGCCGGAACGCCGGCCGAAGTCGCGGCGCTGGTCGCATTCCTGGCTTCGGAAGATGCGGCTTACATCACCGGACAGACGATCAACGTCGATGGCGGCTTGATCATGTCGTGA
- a CDS encoding amino acid ABC transporter substrate-binding protein: MKLLPTLFAAALLQLAAFAPAEAGQNLDEVKSAGVLKIGTEGTYAPFTYHDASGALVGFDVEIGQEVAKRLGVKAEFLEGKWDGLIAGLDANRYDAVINQVGITEERKKKYDFSEPYIASKAVLIVRGDDEEIKDFADLKGKKSAQSLTSNFGKLAQASGAELVGTDGFDQSIQLVLTGRADATINDSLSFLDFKKQKPDANVKIAAEKPDADYSGIIIRKGEPELLEAINKALAEIKADGTYDRISQKYFGADVSK; this comes from the coding sequence ATGAAACTTCTTCCGACGCTTTTTGCTGCCGCCCTCCTGCAACTTGCCGCCTTCGCACCCGCCGAAGCGGGACAGAACCTGGACGAGGTCAAGTCCGCCGGCGTTCTGAAGATCGGCACCGAGGGCACCTACGCCCCATTCACCTATCATGACGCGAGCGGCGCTCTCGTCGGCTTCGACGTCGAGATCGGCCAGGAAGTCGCCAAGCGTCTCGGCGTCAAGGCTGAATTCCTGGAAGGCAAGTGGGATGGCCTGATCGCCGGCCTCGACGCCAACCGTTACGACGCCGTCATCAACCAGGTCGGCATCACCGAGGAACGCAAGAAGAAATACGACTTCTCCGAGCCCTATATCGCCTCCAAGGCCGTGCTGATCGTCCGCGGCGACGACGAGGAGATCAAGGACTTCGCCGATCTGAAGGGCAAGAAATCGGCGCAATCGCTGACCAGCAACTTCGGCAAGCTCGCGCAGGCCTCGGGCGCCGAGCTCGTCGGAACCGACGGCTTCGACCAGTCGATCCAGCTCGTGCTGACCGGCCGTGCCGACGCGACCATCAATGACAGCCTCTCCTTCCTGGACTTCAAGAAGCAGAAGCCGGACGCCAACGTGAAGATTGCTGCCGAAAAGCCCGACGCCGACTATTCCGGCATCATTATCCGCAAGGGCGAGCCGGAGCTGCTCGAGGCGATCAACAAGGCGTTGGCCGAGATCAAGGCCGACGGCACCTATGACAGGATTTCGCAAAAATATTTCGGAGCCGACGTTTCGAAATAG
- a CDS encoding amino acid ABC transporter permease gives MPHWLQLMADSLPALLWAGLIFTIPLTLLSFTLGLALGLVTAVVRLFAPAPFAAVARFYVWVIRGTPLLVQLFVIFYGLPSMGILLDAFPAALIGFTLNIGAYSSEIIRAVISSVPRGQWEAAYSIGMSWSQAMRRTILPQAGRVAVPPLSNTFISLVKDTSLAAAITVPELFQTAQRIVATSYEPLILYIEAALIYLVMSSVLSALQGKLEQRFARYGGFLEART, from the coding sequence TTGCCCCATTGGCTTCAATTGATGGCGGACTCGCTGCCGGCCCTGCTCTGGGCGGGGCTGATCTTCACGATCCCGCTGACGCTCCTCTCCTTCACTCTGGGCCTGGCTCTCGGCCTCGTCACCGCGGTCGTCCGGCTTTTTGCCCCGGCGCCTTTCGCGGCCGTGGCGCGCTTCTATGTGTGGGTGATCCGCGGCACGCCGCTGCTCGTGCAGCTCTTCGTCATCTTCTACGGCCTGCCGAGCATGGGCATCCTGCTCGACGCCTTTCCTGCAGCGCTGATCGGCTTCACGCTCAATATCGGCGCCTACAGCTCCGAGATCATTCGGGCGGTGATCTCGTCCGTTCCGCGGGGACAGTGGGAAGCGGCCTACTCGATCGGCATGAGCTGGAGTCAGGCGATGCGCCGGACGATTTTGCCCCAGGCGGGCCGTGTCGCCGTGCCGCCGCTTTCGAACACCTTCATCTCGCTCGTCAAGGACACCTCGCTCGCCGCCGCCATTACCGTGCCGGAGCTTTTCCAGACGGCGCAGCGCATCGTCGCCACCAGCTATGAACCTTTGATCCTCTACATAGAGGCTGCCCTGATCTATCTTGTCATGAGTTCCGTTCTCTCGGCTCTGCAGGGGAAACTGGAGCAGCGTTTCGCCCGCTATGGCGGCTTCCTGGAGGCGCGCACGTGA
- a CDS encoding DeoR/GlpR family DNA-binding transcription regulator: protein MSADLLLRERKSLIQERLRTEGRVLAADLAREFGVSEDTVRRDLREMAAAGLCERVYGGALPVAPDAGSLVARISREPERKAALARAAVVFLRPRMTVFLDAGSANLAIARAIGPDLSATIVTNTPLIAAALMEKPGIEVILVGGPLNRAVGAAVGARAQRDAELLRPDLAVLGTCGADAEAGLTAFHFEDAEFKRLIASRSRSLLAAVTTEKLGTAAPHMVVAIDGASTLVLEADAPDAQVAAFTAGGANVVLAKEPNR from the coding sequence ATGTCGGCCGATTTGCTTCTGCGAGAGAGAAAGAGCCTGATCCAGGAAAGGCTGAGAACCGAGGGCCGGGTGCTTGCGGCCGATCTCGCGCGCGAATTCGGCGTATCGGAAGATACGGTCCGCCGCGACCTGCGCGAGATGGCCGCCGCCGGCCTTTGCGAGCGCGTCTATGGCGGAGCGCTGCCGGTTGCGCCCGACGCGGGTTCGCTTGTGGCCCGGATATCCCGTGAGCCGGAACGGAAGGCGGCGCTGGCGCGGGCTGCGGTCGTCTTTCTGAGGCCGCGCATGACCGTCTTTCTGGATGCCGGTTCCGCCAATCTGGCGATCGCACGGGCGATCGGACCGGACCTCTCGGCGACGATCGTTACCAATACGCCGCTGATCGCCGCGGCCTTGATGGAAAAGCCGGGCATCGAAGTGATCCTCGTCGGCGGCCCGCTGAACCGCGCTGTAGGTGCGGCAGTCGGTGCGCGGGCGCAGCGCGATGCCGAGCTCCTGAGGCCGGATCTGGCGGTTCTCGGAACCTGTGGTGCAGATGCCGAAGCAGGGCTGACCGCGTTCCATTTCGAGGATGCCGAATTCAAGCGGCTGATCGCCTCGAGGAGCCGTTCGCTGCTTGCGGCCGTCACGACCGAGAAGCTCGGTACCGCAGCGCCGCACATGGTGGTCGCGATAGACGGTGCCTCCACGCTCGTTCTCGAGGCGGATGCCCCGGATGCTCAGGTCGCGGCCTTCACGGCGGGAGGGGCGAACGTCGTTCTTGCGAAGGAGCCCAACCGGTGA